In Deltaproteobacteria bacterium, a genomic segment contains:
- a CDS encoding MarR family EPS-associated transcriptional regulator: MEKNYKILSFIEKNNSSTQREIAKGVGLSLGMVNYVLKELAKKGIIKMENFRKSKNRWSYKYILTPKGIEEKTKITYGFLKQKMTEYNRIKKQIKELKKEVVLKHKSYEKDMDK; encoded by the coding sequence ATGGAAAAGAATTATAAGATTCTTAGTTTTATAGAAAAGAATAATAGCTCTACACAGAGGGAGATCGCAAAGGGTGTAGGTTTAAGTCTGGGTATGGTAAACTATGTGTTGAAAGAACTTGCCAAAAAAGGCATCATAAAGATGGAAAATTTTAGAAAAAGCAAAAATAGATGGTCATACAAATATATTCTTACACCGAAAGGCATAGAAGAAAAAACAAAAATTACTTACGGTTTTCTAAAACAAAAGATGACTGAATATAATAGAATAAAAAAACAAATAAAAGAATTAAAAAAAGAAGTAGTCCTTAAGCATAAATCTTATGAAAAAGATATGGATAAATAA
- a CDS encoding DUF86 domain-containing protein has product MSKQRRDYILFIEDILTCIEKIERYTSNVSFEGFSRNNMAVDAVIRNFEAIGEAVKKIPNETKKKYTGVEWKEAAGFRDVLIHDYFGIDIEAVWDSEKASERGAKNN; this is encoded by the coding sequence ATGTCTAAACAGAGAAGGGATTACATTCTTTTCATAGAAGATATCTTAACTTGCATTGAGAAGATCGAAAGATATACAAGTAATGTCTCTTTTGAAGGTTTTAGTAGAAACAATATGGCTGTTGATGCTGTTATACGAAATTTTGAAGCAATTGGTGAAGCGGTAAAAAAGATTCCAAACGAAACAAAGAAAAAGTATACAGGCGTAGAATGGAAAGAAGCTGCAGGATTTAGAGACGTTTTAATTCATGATTATTTTGGAATTGACATAGAAGCTGTATGGGACTCAGAAAAAGCATCAGAAAGAGGAGCGAAGAATAATTAA
- a CDS encoding nucleotidyltransferase family protein, producing MNIKQIETKLKEKKSYLEENFHIKEIGIFGSFIRGEQTASSDIDILVDFEKGHKDFFNHMRLKYYLEELLERKVDFVIKNALKSRLRERIFSEVEYV from the coding sequence ATGAATATTAAACAAATCGAAACTAAACTGAAAGAGAAGAAAAGCTATTTAGAGGAAAATTTTCATATTAAAGAAATAGGAATATTTGGTTCATTTATTAGAGGAGAACAAACTGCAAGTAGCGATATAGATATTCTTGTTGACTTTGAGAAGGGACACAAGGACTTTTTTAATCACATGAGATTAAAATATTATCTTGAAGAGCTTCTTGAGAGAAAAGTTGACTTTGTGATAAAAAATGCGCTTAAATCAAGGTTGAGGGAAAGGATTTTTAGTGAGGTTGAATATGTCTAA